Proteins encoded within one genomic window of Pseudomonas cannabina:
- a CDS encoding HDOD domain-containing protein has product MPTPRAAHHLVPATLDAWVKQLDGIALPVPAANHAHVRSALNDSRRSLREIAEMMQESPALVLSVMREANHHTHGMTEQAESLEIAINRLGLARTETLLGRLPAKPPEEIPAAYRQLILVSQHATQQANGLFASRLARLWQDIHLGSLLFLAPLWPMALAYPKLLEELELRVIHKGHSSDAVEKELFGVNLLDLCLALAEFWRLPVWVTRGYRLLINERRELAKALRIAREDRSPLEQQQLMDADPNLRRWLNQPANTVLLGNGLALAAQQAWNSPHCLRWERLISLYLQQPLDDIQQQAHQNAASSARAHAESDLWHPAESLIWPWDARRVRRDNEAAPPPSADALQLWRKQCAELLQEPSPFINAMHLTTSARDAFMACGMERVLLLMLDKTSSVLRVNQLAGLPQETAALQLFVKESTVLQRLLTQPTQLRMTPANNAQFAALLPAPLKTLFSGQHWLIRSLSNNGKVMLLVVADQGGGVLSEISVQAFGKTAQCIERALGIFSHRKA; this is encoded by the coding sequence ATGCCGACACCACGCGCAGCACATCACCTTGTTCCAGCCACGCTTGATGCCTGGGTCAAACAACTTGACGGTATCGCGTTGCCGGTTCCTGCCGCCAATCATGCTCACGTTCGTTCAGCCCTCAACGACAGCCGCCGTTCGTTGCGTGAAATCGCCGAAATGATGCAGGAAAGCCCTGCACTGGTGCTGAGTGTGATGCGCGAAGCCAATCATCACACCCACGGGATGACAGAACAGGCCGAAAGCCTCGAGATCGCGATCAATCGCCTGGGGCTGGCGCGCACCGAAACCTTGCTGGGCCGTCTGCCAGCCAAGCCCCCCGAAGAGATTCCTGCGGCCTATCGCCAGCTGATTCTGGTCAGCCAGCATGCCACGCAACAGGCCAACGGGCTGTTTGCCAGCCGTCTGGCGCGGCTCTGGCAAGACATTCACCTGGGCAGCCTGCTGTTTCTCGCGCCACTCTGGCCGATGGCACTGGCTTATCCAAAATTGCTGGAAGAACTGGAGTTGCGCGTTATCCACAAGGGGCACTCCAGCGACGCGGTGGAAAAAGAGCTGTTTGGCGTCAACCTGCTGGATTTGTGCCTGGCGCTTGCCGAGTTCTGGCGCCTGCCGGTCTGGGTCACCCGTGGCTACAGGCTGCTGATCAATGAGCGACGCGAGCTGGCCAAGGCGCTGCGCATCGCACGCGAAGACCGCAGCCCGCTCGAACAGCAACAGTTGATGGACGCCGACCCCAATCTGCGCCGCTGGCTGAATCAGCCTGCCAATACCGTGCTGCTGGGCAACGGCCTTGCGCTGGCGGCCCAACAGGCCTGGAACAGTCCGCACTGCCTGCGCTGGGAACGTCTTATCAGCCTTTATCTGCAACAGCCGCTCGATGACATTCAGCAACAGGCGCACCAGAACGCCGCCAGCAGCGCGCGCGCTCACGCAGAAAGCGATTTGTGGCACCCGGCCGAATCGCTGATCTGGCCGTGGGATGCGCGCCGCGTGCGACGCGATAATGAGGCCGCACCACCGCCATCGGCCGACGCCCTGCAATTGTGGCGCAAGCAATGTGCCGAACTGTTGCAAGAGCCCAGCCCGTTCATCAACGCCATGCACCTCACCACCTCTGCTCGCGATGCGTTCATGGCGTGCGGCATGGAACGGGTCCTGCTGTTGATGCTGGACAAGACCTCATCGGTGTTGCGGGTCAATCAACTGGCAGGCCTGCCCCAGGAAACCGCCGCGTTGCAGCTGTTCGTCAAGGAAAGCACTGTGCTGCAACGTCTGCTGACCCAGCCCACCCAACTGCGCATGACGCCCGCCAACAACGCACAGTTTGCGGCCTTGCTGCCCGCGCCGCTCAAGACACTGTTCAGCGGCCAGCACTGGCTGATTCGCTCGCTGAGCAACAACGGCAAGGTCATGCTGCTGGTGGTCGCTGACCAGGGCGGCGGTGTCTTGTCGGAAATTTCCGTTCAGGCATTCGGAAAAACCGCGCAATGCATTGAACGGGCACTTGGCATCTTTAGTCATCGCAAAGCGTGA
- the motA gene encoding flagellar motor stator protein MotA has protein sequence MAKIIGIIVVFASVLGGYVLSHGKIMALFQPYEVLIIGGAALGAFLQANPGYMTMHVFKKSLKMFGSRFTHAYYLEVLGLVYEILNKSRREGMMAIEGDIEDAASSPIFAKYPGVLKDERMTAYICDYLRIMSSGNMAPHELEGLFDMELLSMKEELEHPSHAVTGIADGMPGFGIVAAVLGIVITMASLGSGDKAAIGMHVGAALVGTFFGILAAYGFFGPLATCLAHDAKEEMNVYESIKASLVASASGMPPSLAVEFGRKVLYPLHRPSFSELEQAVRGR, from the coding sequence ATGGCTAAAATTATCGGCATCATTGTCGTCTTCGCGAGCGTACTCGGCGGATACGTGTTGTCTCACGGCAAGATCATGGCGCTGTTCCAGCCCTATGAGGTCTTGATCATCGGCGGTGCCGCACTGGGTGCGTTTCTCCAGGCCAACCCCGGCTACATGACCATGCACGTGTTCAAGAAGTCGCTGAAGATGTTCGGCAGCCGCTTCACGCATGCCTACTATCTGGAAGTGCTGGGGCTGGTGTACGAAATCCTCAACAAGAGCCGCCGTGAAGGCATGATGGCGATCGAGGGGGATATCGAAGATGCCGCCTCCAGCCCGATCTTCGCCAAATACCCAGGCGTGCTGAAAGATGAACGCATGACTGCGTACATCTGTGATTACCTGCGCATCATGTCGTCCGGCAACATGGCTCCCCACGAGCTGGAAGGCCTGTTCGACATGGAGCTGCTGAGCATGAAAGAAGAGCTCGAGCACCCGTCTCACGCGGTCACCGGTATTGCTGACGGCATGCCCGGCTTCGGTATCGTCGCGGCGGTACTGGGTATCGTGATTACCATGGCGTCCCTGGGTTCGGGCGACAAGGCAGCCATCGGCATGCACGTGGGTGCGGCATTGGTGGGGACCTTCTTCGGTATTCTCGCGGCCTACGGTTTCTTCGGCCCGCTGGCCACCTGTCTTGCACACGACGCCAAGGAAGAAATGAACGTTTACGAGAGCATCAAGGCGTCGCTGGTGGCGTCGGCCTCCGGCATGCCGCCTTCGCTGGCCGTCGAGTTCGGCCGCAAAGTGCTGTATCCGTTGCATCGGCCCAGCTTCAGCGAGCTGGAACAAGCGGTTCGCGGTCGCTAA
- the motB gene encoding flagellar motor protein MotB, which yields MENNQPIIIKRVKRFGGGHHGGAWKIAFADFATAMMAFFLVLWLMSSATPEQLLAIAGYFKDPVGFSDSGSPYVIDLGGSPEMSPNQTLNPEVKTTPSPDTVPIEAETSETKAEAVEQERLEMLLQELQNKVEENPQLQKFKDQILFEITQDGLRIQIMDAENRPMFDSGSARLKPYFEDILLALADTIKSVPNKISISGHTDATPFVGSGGFGNWELSANRANAARRALVAGTYPDSQVARVVGYASSALYDHENPTNPVNRRIDIVVLTKKAQQRIEGDQNSGGAPATKPAPAAPATPAAPGASSATPPDPQAYAQPHEIRQKLNIFDDGKLRVEPAQN from the coding sequence ATGGAAAATAATCAGCCGATTATCATCAAGCGCGTAAAGCGCTTCGGTGGAGGCCACCACGGTGGTGCCTGGAAAATCGCGTTCGCTGACTTCGCGACGGCGATGATGGCGTTCTTCCTGGTGCTGTGGCTGATGTCATCGGCCACGCCCGAGCAGTTGCTGGCGATTGCCGGTTATTTCAAGGACCCGGTCGGTTTTTCGGACAGCGGCTCGCCGTATGTGATTGACCTGGGTGGTTCGCCGGAAATGTCGCCGAACCAGACCCTCAATCCTGAGGTCAAGACCACCCCGTCGCCGGACACCGTGCCGATCGAGGCTGAAACCTCGGAGACCAAGGCCGAAGCGGTCGAGCAGGAGCGTCTGGAGATGCTGTTGCAGGAGCTGCAGAACAAGGTCGAGGAAAACCCGCAACTGCAGAAATTCAAGGACCAGATTCTGTTCGAGATCACTCAGGACGGCTTGCGTATCCAGATTATGGATGCCGAAAACCGGCCTATGTTCGACTCGGGCAGCGCACGTCTCAAACCGTACTTCGAAGACATTCTGCTGGCGCTGGCTGACACCATCAAAAGCGTGCCGAACAAGATCAGCATCAGCGGCCACACCGATGCAACGCCATTTGTGGGCAGTGGCGGATTCGGCAACTGGGAGCTGTCGGCCAACCGCGCCAATGCCGCACGTCGCGCGCTGGTTGCCGGGACGTATCCGGATTCGCAGGTGGCCAGGGTGGTGGGTTATGCCTCGTCGGCGCTGTATGATCATGAGAACCCGACCAATCCGGTCAACCGTCGTATCGATATCGTTGTGCTGACCAAAAAGGCCCAGCAACGCATCGAGGGTGATCAGAACTCCGGCGGCGCACCTGCAACCAAGCCTGCTCCGGCAGCACCTGCGACGCCCGCGGCTCCGGGGGCTTCGTCTGCGACGCCGCCCGATCCGCAGGCCTATGCCCAGCCGCATGAGATCCGGCAGAAGCTGAACATCTTCGACGACGGCAAGTTACGCGTCGAGCCTGCTCAGAACTGA
- the rsgA gene encoding small ribosomal subunit biogenesis GTPase RsgA, whose product MAKRQLNRRQNWRIEKIQGERAARAAKRESVTLETLEGGDLGPEQTGLVIAHFGVQVEVEAQEGEDIGKVFRCHLRANLPALVTGDRVVWRAGNQGIGVIVAQLPRTTELRRPDSRGQLKPVAANVDLIVIVFAPMPEPHANLIDRYLVAAEHAGIHPLLLLNKADLIDEQNAPALNALLAVYRTLGYPVLEVSAHHGDGMQKLQSQLDGHISVFVGQSGVGKSSLVNSLLPDTDTRVGPLSEVSGQGTHTTTTARLFHFPRGGDLIDSPGIREFGLGHVSRADVEAGFIEFNDLIGTCRFRDCKHDREPGCALLKGLEDGRVQQQRMNSYRSIIASLPQETY is encoded by the coding sequence ATGGCCAAACGCCAACTCAATCGTCGTCAGAACTGGCGCATCGAAAAAATTCAGGGCGAGCGCGCTGCCCGTGCGGCAAAACGCGAGTCCGTAACACTCGAAACACTCGAAGGCGGCGACCTCGGCCCCGAGCAAACCGGCCTGGTAATCGCGCACTTCGGCGTACAGGTCGAAGTCGAGGCCCAGGAAGGCGAAGACATCGGCAAGGTATTTCGCTGCCACCTGCGCGCCAACCTGCCCGCCCTGGTGACTGGCGACCGTGTTGTGTGGCGTGCTGGCAATCAGGGCATCGGTGTGATCGTCGCGCAATTGCCGCGCACCACCGAACTGCGCCGCCCGGACTCCCGTGGCCAGCTCAAGCCTGTCGCAGCCAACGTCGACCTGATCGTGATTGTCTTTGCACCGATGCCCGAGCCGCATGCCAACCTCATCGACCGTTATCTGGTCGCTGCCGAGCACGCCGGGATTCATCCGCTGTTGCTGCTCAACAAGGCGGACCTGATCGACGAGCAGAACGCCCCCGCGCTGAATGCGCTGCTGGCGGTCTATCGCACCTTGGGTTATCCGGTACTGGAAGTGTCTGCGCATCACGGCGACGGCATGCAGAAGCTGCAAAGCCAGCTCGACGGCCACATCAGCGTGTTCGTCGGTCAGTCCGGTGTCGGTAAATCCTCGCTGGTCAACAGCCTGTTGCCGGATACCGACACTCGTGTCGGCCCGCTGTCCGAAGTCTCGGGCCAGGGTACGCACACCACGACCACCGCCCGCCTGTTCCACTTCCCCCGTGGCGGCGATCTGATCGACTCACCGGGTATTCGCGAGTTCGGTCTGGGCCATGTCAGCCGTGCCGATGTAGAGGCCGGCTTCATCGAGTTCAACGACTTGATCGGCACCTGCCGTTTCCGCGACTGCAAGCATGACCGCGAGCCGGGCTGTGCTTTGCTCAAGGGCCTGGAAGACGGTCGCGTGCAACAGCAGCGCATGAACAGCTATCGCTCGATCATTGCCAGCCTGCCGCAGGAAACCTACTGA
- the orn gene encoding oligoribonuclease gives MQNKQNLIWIDLEMTGLDPDTDVIIEMATIITDSELNTLAEGPVIAVHQSDETLAKMDEWNTRQHGGSGLTQRVRESTISMAEAEAQTLEFIKLWVPERSSPICGNSICQDRRFLYRHMPTLENYFHYRNLDVSTLKELAARWSPELKFKKGSTHLALDDIRESIAELRFYREHFIKV, from the coding sequence ATGCAGAACAAGCAGAACCTGATCTGGATCGATCTGGAAATGACCGGTCTGGACCCTGATACCGATGTCATCATCGAAATGGCTACGATCATCACCGATAGTGAGCTGAACACGCTGGCCGAAGGGCCGGTGATCGCAGTGCACCAGAGCGACGAGACGCTGGCGAAAATGGACGAGTGGAACACCCGCCAGCACGGCGGCTCGGGCCTGACCCAGCGCGTGCGTGAAAGCACCATCAGCATGGCTGAAGCCGAAGCGCAGACCCTTGAGTTCATCAAGCTGTGGGTGCCCGAGCGCAGTTCGCCGATCTGCGGCAACAGCATCTGCCAGGATCGTCGCTTTCTGTATCGCCACATGCCGACGCTGGAAAACTACTTTCACTACCGCAACCTGGACGTCTCGACCCTCAAGGAACTGGCGGCTCGCTGGTCTCCCGAGCTCAAGTTCAAGAAAGGCAGCACGCACCTGGCGCTGGATGACATCCGTGAGTCAATTGCCGAGCTGCGTTTTTATCGCGAGCATTTCATCAAGGTGTGA
- a CDS encoding trimeric intracellular cation channel family protein, with protein sequence MLLMLYLIAITAEAMTGALSAGRRGMDWFGVVLIACVTALGGGSVRDVLIGHYPLTWVKHPEYLMLTSVAALVTIFIAPLMRHLRSLFLVLDALGLVAFTLIGCMTALEAGHGLVIASVCGVITGVFGGILRDIFCNDIPLIFRRELYASVSFLAAWCFLLCQYLQLPNEQAVLITLFGGLLLRLLAIRFRWEMPKFVYKDEP encoded by the coding sequence ATGTTGCTGATGCTTTATCTGATCGCCATCACCGCTGAAGCCATGACCGGCGCGCTGTCGGCCGGGCGGCGCGGGATGGATTGGTTCGGCGTGGTACTGATCGCCTGCGTGACTGCGCTGGGTGGCGGCTCGGTGCGCGATGTGTTGATCGGCCACTACCCGCTGACGTGGGTCAAGCACCCGGAATACCTGATGCTGACCAGTGTGGCGGCGTTGGTGACGATCTTCATTGCCCCGTTGATGCGTCACCTGCGTTCGCTGTTTCTGGTGCTCGATGCGCTGGGGCTGGTTGCGTTTACCTTGATCGGCTGCATGACCGCGCTCGAAGCCGGACATGGGCTGGTGATCGCGTCGGTGTGCGGCGTCATCACGGGGGTATTCGGCGGCATCCTGCGCGATATTTTCTGCAACGACATCCCGCTGATCTTCCGCCGCGAACTCTACGCCAGCGTGTCGTTTTTGGCCGCGTGGTGTTTTCTGCTGTGTCAGTACCTGCAACTGCCGAACGAACAGGCCGTGCTGATCACCCTGTTCGGCGGCTTGCTGCTGCGCCTGTTGGCCATCCGCTTCCGCTGGGAAATGCCCAAGTTTGTCTATAAAGACGAGCCCTGA
- the queG gene encoding tRNA epoxyqueuosine(34) reductase QueG, translating into MSAITVERPTSDDLATLALSIKAWGRELGFQDVGISGLDLAEHEQHLQRWLDSGYHGEMDYMAAHGSKRSHPDELVPGTLRVVSLRMDYLPGDSEMAQRLTESEKAYVSRYALGRDYHKLIRKRLQQLAERIQQAIGPFGFRAFVDSAPVLEKAIAEQAGLGWIGKNTLVLNRKAGSFFFLGELFVDIPLPVDAPHATEHCGRCTACLDICPTAAFVGPYVLDARRCISYLTIELKTAIPEELRPLIGNRVFGCDDCQIVCPWNRFARPTDQRDFQPRHNLDNAGLAELFLWDEDTFLGNTEGSPLRRAGYERWLRNLAVGLGNAPSTIPVIEALQARRDYPSELVKEHVEWALRRHGVATL; encoded by the coding sequence ATGTCCGCTATTACTGTTGAACGTCCCACTTCCGATGACCTTGCCACCCTTGCCCTGTCGATCAAGGCGTGGGGGCGTGAGCTGGGCTTTCAGGACGTCGGGATCAGCGGTCTGGACCTGGCAGAGCACGAGCAGCACCTGCAACGCTGGCTCGACTCGGGTTATCACGGTGAAATGGACTATATGGCAGCCCATGGCAGCAAACGTTCCCACCCGGATGAGCTGGTGCCGGGAACGCTGCGCGTGGTGTCACTGCGCATGGATTACCTGCCGGGCGACAGCGAGATGGCCCAGCGTCTGACGGAGTCGGAAAAAGCCTACGTGTCACGCTATGCCCTGGGCCGCGATTACCACAAGCTGATCCGCAAGCGTCTCCAGCAACTGGCCGAGCGCATTCAGCAGGCCATCGGCCCGTTTGGTTTTCGTGCCTTCGTCGACAGCGCTCCGGTGCTGGAAAAGGCCATCGCCGAACAGGCCGGGCTGGGCTGGATCGGCAAGAACACGCTGGTGCTCAATCGCAAGGCGGGGAGTTTCTTTTTTCTGGGCGAGCTGTTCGTCGATATTCCGCTGCCGGTCGATGCGCCCCACGCGACGGAACACTGCGGGCGCTGCACGGCCTGCCTGGACATCTGCCCGACTGCGGCGTTTGTCGGCCCTTACGTGCTGGACGCACGACGCTGTATTTCCTACCTGACCATCGAGCTTAAAACCGCGATTCCCGAAGAGCTGCGGCCGTTGATTGGTAACCGCGTATTTGGCTGTGACGATTGCCAGATCGTCTGCCCGTGGAACCGCTTCGCCCGCCCGACCGACCAGCGTGACTTCCAGCCGCGTCACAATCTGGACAATGCCGGGCTGGCCGAGCTGTTTTTATGGGATGAAGACACATTCCTTGGCAACACCGAAGGCTCCCCCCTGCGCCGCGCCGGGTACGAACGCTGGCTGCGCAACCTGGCCGTCGGCTTGGGCAATGCGCCCTCCACTATTCCGGTGATCGAGGCCCTGCAAGCGCGGCGCGACTATCCGTCGGAACTGGTCAAGGAGCATGTGGAATGGGCGTTGCGGCGGCATGGTGTTGCGACGCTTTAA
- a CDS encoding bifunctional ADP-dependent NAD(P)H-hydrate dehydratase/NAD(P)H-hydrate epimerase, protein MFDTKPHLPDALYSAAQVRDLDARLIAAGTPGLELMQRAAHATWRAIRRRWPEVNELTVLAGRGKNAGDGYLVAALAHKAGWQVNVLAVGAPDALTGDAASAYAMASDVTVQPWAGQQLKGVLLDALLGTGLNGEVREPYRSAIDAINASGLPVAAVDVPSGLSADTGQSLGVSVRANLTVTFIGLKTGLLTGEAADQVGELVFDDLQADPALVAQTPTSAKRLDTHNLPSLAARPRTAHKGMFGRVLVIGGDYGFGGAALLSAESALRSGAGMLTLATRAEHIQAALTRMPEVMSAAIRSANQLMALIEPASVLVVGPGLGQASWGRSLLSAAANADRPQVWDADALNMLAAGQVSLPANSVITPHPGEAARLLGVGIKDIQADRLAAARTLARKFKTVCVLKGSGSLIADAHGQLALCDRGHPAMATAGLGDVLAGLIGALMAQHLTPFDAACLAVWLHASAGQNVGETGRGLAASDIIPAIRQLLEELQPCLI, encoded by the coding sequence ATGTTCGACACTAAACCTCATTTACCCGACGCGCTGTACAGCGCGGCGCAGGTCCGCGACCTCGACGCGCGGCTGATTGCCGCCGGTACGCCGGGTCTGGAACTGATGCAGCGCGCGGCCCATGCCACCTGGCGTGCAATACGTCGGCGCTGGCCGGAGGTGAACGAACTGACCGTGCTGGCCGGGCGTGGCAAGAATGCAGGTGACGGGTATCTGGTGGCGGCGCTGGCGCACAAGGCTGGCTGGCAGGTCAACGTGCTGGCAGTCGGTGCGCCGGACGCGCTGACTGGCGATGCGGCATCAGCTTATGCCATGGCTTCGGACGTGACTGTTCAGCCTTGGGCCGGACAGCAGCTGAAGGGCGTGCTGCTCGATGCGTTGCTTGGCACCGGGCTCAACGGTGAAGTGCGCGAGCCTTATCGTTCGGCCATCGACGCAATCAATGCCAGCGGTCTGCCAGTCGCAGCGGTGGACGTCCCGTCAGGCCTGAGCGCAGACACCGGACAGTCCCTTGGCGTTTCAGTGCGTGCCAATCTGACGGTGACCTTCATCGGTCTGAAAACAGGACTGCTGACTGGTGAAGCGGCAGATCAGGTCGGTGAGCTGGTTTTTGACGATTTGCAGGCCGATCCCGCCTTGGTTGCGCAGACACCTACCAGCGCGAAACGTCTTGATACACACAATTTGCCGTCTTTGGCAGCACGTCCGCGTACCGCTCATAAAGGCATGTTCGGGCGAGTGCTGGTCATTGGTGGCGACTACGGCTTCGGCGGCGCTGCCCTTCTTAGCGCCGAAAGCGCGTTGCGCAGCGGTGCAGGCATGCTCACCTTGGCGACCCGTGCCGAACACATCCAGGCGGCGTTGACGCGCATGCCGGAAGTCATGAGCGCCGCAATCCGCTCGGCAAACCAACTGATGGCGCTGATCGAGCCTGCCAGCGTGCTGGTGGTAGGGCCGGGTCTGGGTCAGGCCAGTTGGGGGCGCAGCCTGTTATCCGCCGCCGCCAACGCGGATCGGCCGCAAGTCTGGGATGCCGACGCGCTGAACATGCTGGCCGCCGGGCAGGTGAGTCTGCCCGCAAACAGCGTCATCACGCCACATCCGGGTGAAGCAGCGCGCCTGCTGGGCGTGGGTATCAAGGATATTCAGGCGGATCGCCTCGCGGCTGCGCGCACACTGGCGCGCAAATTCAAGACGGTATGTGTCCTCAAGGGCTCCGGCAGCCTGATCGCCGATGCGCACGGTCAGCTCGCGTTGTGTGATCGCGGCCATCCTGCGATGGCGACTGCCGGGCTGGGTGACGTGCTCGCCGGCCTGATCGGCGCGCTGATGGCGCAGCATTTAACGCCTTTCGACGCGGCTTGTCTGGCCGTGTGGTTGCACGCGAGTGCCGGTCAGAACGTGGGTGAAACCGGTCGAGGGCTGGCCGCCAGCGATATTATTCCCGCCATTCGTCAGTTATTGGAGGAGCTGCAACCGTGTCTGATTTAA
- the tsaE gene encoding tRNA (adenosine(37)-N6)-threonylcarbamoyltransferase complex ATPase subunit type 1 TsaE — protein MSDLTLHVVGEEAMMHFGARLAEVTEGKGVIFLDGDLGAGKTTLSRGMIRGFGHAGAVKSPTFTLVEPYEIDAVRVFHFDLYRLVDPEELEFMGMRDYFDGEALCLIEWPQRGAGFLPKPDLTITIGPHGEGRSVVLSPLGSRGERWCATLALEFK, from the coding sequence GTGTCTGATTTAACGCTGCATGTGGTTGGCGAAGAGGCGATGATGCATTTTGGTGCGCGCCTTGCGGAGGTCACCGAGGGCAAAGGTGTCATCTTTCTCGACGGCGATCTGGGCGCCGGGAAAACCACCCTTTCGCGGGGCATGATTCGCGGGTTCGGGCACGCCGGGGCTGTCAAGAGCCCGACTTTCACGCTGGTCGAACCCTACGAAATCGACGCGGTAAGGGTCTTTCACTTCGACCTGTATCGGCTGGTCGATCCAGAAGAGCTTGAGTTCATGGGGATGCGTGATTATTTCGACGGCGAGGCACTTTGTCTGATTGAATGGCCCCAACGCGGTGCAGGCTTTTTGCCAAAGCCCGACCTGACCATTACCATTGGCCCGCACGGCGAAGGTCGGTCTGTCGTTTTGAGCCCGCTGGGCTCGCGTGGCGAACGCTGGTGTGCCACTTTGGCTTTGGAATTCAAATAG
- a CDS encoding N-acetylmuramoyl-L-alanine amidase, translating into MGLGMRMRALVTVVGLLLMALAVEAVAATQVRSVRLWRAPDNTRLVFDLSGPVQHSLFTLTSPDRLVIDINGATLGGPLNVPTANTPISSMRSAQRMPTDLRVVIDLKKGVTPKSFTLAPNQQYGNRLVVDLFDNAADANPTTPVIPDTAANTAPAVPVSPAKPEIKLTPVPNGKRDIVIVIDAGHGGEDPGASGGAGQKEKNVVLSIAKELQRQVNAEKGYRAELTRTGDYFIPLRKRTEIARAKGADLFVSIHADAAPSSAAFGASVFALSDRGATSETARWLADSENRSDLIGGAGAVSLDDKDRMLAGVLLDLSMTASLSSSLNVGQKVLSNIGRVTSLHKARVEQAGFMVLKSPDIPSILVETGFISNANEANKLGSASHQQALARSITSGVKQFFQQNPPQGTYIAWLRDNGKLAQGPRNHVVRSGETLAMLAARYDMNIATLRSANNLKTDELKIGQDLRIPSSEVATQ; encoded by the coding sequence ATGGGGTTAGGTATGCGCATGCGCGCGCTGGTTACTGTAGTTGGTCTGCTGTTGATGGCCCTGGCTGTCGAGGCGGTTGCCGCTACGCAAGTACGAAGTGTCCGCTTATGGCGAGCGCCGGATAACACACGTCTGGTCTTTGACCTGTCGGGGCCGGTGCAACACAGCCTGTTTACCCTGACTTCGCCCGACCGTCTGGTGATCGATATCAATGGTGCGACGCTCGGCGGACCCCTGAACGTGCCGACCGCCAATACTCCGATCAGCAGCATGCGCTCTGCGCAGCGCATGCCGACCGATCTGCGCGTGGTCATCGACCTCAAAAAAGGCGTAACCCCGAAGAGCTTCACGCTCGCGCCGAACCAGCAATACGGCAACCGTCTGGTAGTCGACCTGTTCGATAACGCCGCCGATGCCAACCCGACGACGCCAGTGATCCCGGACACCGCCGCCAATACGGCACCGGCGGTTCCGGTCAGCCCTGCCAAACCTGAAATCAAATTGACCCCGGTGCCTAACGGCAAGCGCGATATCGTGATCGTGATCGATGCCGGGCACGGTGGTGAAGACCCGGGCGCCTCGGGCGGCGCGGGTCAGAAAGAGAAAAACGTGGTGCTGTCGATTGCCAAGGAACTTCAGCGCCAGGTCAACGCTGAAAAAGGCTATCGCGCCGAGCTGACGCGAACCGGGGATTACTTCATCCCGCTGCGCAAACGTACCGAGATTGCCCGCGCCAAGGGCGCAGACCTGTTCGTTTCCATTCACGCCGACGCGGCACCGTCTTCCGCTGCATTCGGTGCATCGGTGTTTGCCCTCTCGGATCGTGGTGCTACCTCCGAAACCGCGCGCTGGCTGGCGGACAGTGAAAACCGTTCCGACCTGATCGGTGGTGCCGGTGCGGTCAGCCTCGATGACAAGGACCGCATGCTCGCAGGTGTGCTGCTGGACTTGTCCATGACCGCCTCGCTGTCGTCGAGCCTGAACGTCGGCCAGAAAGTGTTGAGTAATATCGGCCGGGTCACTTCGCTGCACAAGGCTCGCGTCGAGCAGGCAGGGTTCATGGTACTCAAGTCGCCGGACATCCCGTCGATTCTGGTGGAAACCGGCTTTATCTCCAACGCCAACGAAGCCAACAAGCTTGGCTCTGCGTCGCACCAGCAGGCGCTGGCGCGTTCAATCACTTCCGGCGTGAAGCAGTTCTTCCAGCAGAACCCGCCGCAGGGCACTTACATTGCCTGGTTGCGTGATAACGGCAAGCTGGCCCAAGGCCCGCGTAACCACGTGGTTCGCTCTGGCGAAACCCTGGCCATGCTCGCAGCACGCTATGACATGAACATCGCCACCCTGCGCAGTGCCAATAATCTGAAAACCGATGAATTGAAAATCGGCCAGGACCTGCGTATTCCGAGTTCCGAGGTTGCTACACAGTAA